In Dromiciops gliroides isolate mDroGli1 chromosome 5, mDroGli1.pri, whole genome shotgun sequence, the following are encoded in one genomic region:
- the KRT71 gene encoding keratin, type II cytoskeletal 71, with translation MSRQFNCKPGVYGKGGFSGCSAVLSGVTGSKLGSSSSYQARSKGLGGNFGSRSLYSLRGTRSISFNVAGGNGLNGTYGLSRGRPSGFAGSMFGSVALGPVCPSVCPPGGIHQVTVNENLLAPLNVELDPEIQRVRTQEREQMKALNNKFASFIDKVRFLEQQNQVLETKWNLLQQLDLSNCKNNLEPIYEGHISNLRRQLETLSGDRVRLDSELRNLRDVVEDFKKRYEEEINRRTATENEFVLLKKDVDAAYTNKVELQAKVDSLDQETKFLKCLHDAEIAQIQSHISDTSVILSMDNNRDLNLDSIIDEVRDKYEEIAMKSKTDAENLYQTKFQELQLAAGRHGDDLKQTKNEISELSRLIQRLRSEIENVKKQCANLELAIADAEQRGDSALKDARAKLEELEGVLHTSKEELARLMREYQELMSVKLSLDVEIATYKKLLESEECRMSGEFPSSVSISVISSTSGSSGYGYRPSSVSGGYLANSASCISGVCSTRARDGKNQGSSVGDYKDALSKSSTLASPIRKTSR, from the exons ATGAGCCGCCAATTCAATTGCAAACCAGGAGTCTATGGCAAGGGAGGCTTCAGTGGCTGTTCAGCTGTGCTCTCTGGGGTTACCGGCAGCAAACTGGGTAGTTCATCCTCTTACCAGGCAAGAAGCAAAGGGCTTGGGGGAAACTTTGGCAGTCGAAGCCTCTACAGCCTGCGAGGGACCCGGAGTATCTCATTCAACGTGGCTGGTGGAAATGGATTGAATGGGACCTATGGTTTGAGCAGGGGCCGGCCAAGTGGCTTTGCTGGGAGCATGTTTGGCAGTGTGGCCCTGGGACCTGTGTGCCCATCAGTGTGCCCACCCGGGGGCATTCACCAGGTGACTGTTAATGAGAACCTCTTGGCTCCACTCAATGTGGAGCTGGACCCTGAGATCCAGAGAGTAAGAACCCAGGAACGGGAGCAGATGAAAGCTCTCAACAACAAGTTCGCCTCTTTCATCGACAAG GTACGGTTCCTAGAACAACAGAACCAGGTGCTAGAGACCAAGTGGAACCTGCTGCAGCAGTTGGACCTGAGCAATTGCAAGAACAACCTGGAGCCCATTTATGAAGGTCACATCAGCAACCTGAGAAGGCAGCTGGAGACCCTGTCAGGGGACAGGGTGAGACTGGACTCAGAGCTAAGGAACTTGAGGGATGTtgtagaagacttcaagaaaag GTATGAGGAAGAGATCAACAGGAGAACAGCAACAGAAAATGAATTTGTACTGCTCAAGAAG GATGTGGATGCTGCTTACACGAATAAGGTAGAGCTGCAAGCCAAAGTAGACTCACTGGACCAAGAGACCAAGTTCCTGAAGTGTCTGCATGATGCG GAGATTGCTCAGATCCAGTCCCACATCAGTGACACATCTGTCATCCTCTCCATGGACAATAACCGAGACCTGAACTTGGATAGCATCATCGATGAAGTCAGAGACAAGTATGAGGAGATTGCCATGAAAAGCAAGACTGATGCTGAGAACTTGTACCAGACCAAG TTCCAGGAACTGCAGTTGGCGGCTGGCCGGCACGGGGACGACCTCAAACAAACCAAGAATGAAATCTCAGAACTGAGCCGGCTCATCCAGAGGCTTCGCTCAGAGATTGAGAATGTGAAGAAGCAG TGTGCCAACCTGGAGTTGGCTATTGCTGATGCTGAACAACGAGGAGACAGTGCCCTGAAAGATGCCCGGGCCAAATTGGAGGAGCTGGAGGGTGTCCTGCACACTTCCAAGGAGGAGCTGGCCCGCCTGATGAGGGAATACCAGGAGCTGATGAGTGTTAAGCTGTCCCTTGATGTTGAGATTGCCACCTACAAGAAGCTACTGGAAAGCGAAGAGTGCAG aATGTCTGGAGAATTCCCATCCTCTGTCAGCATTT CTGTCATCAGCAGTACCAGTGGAAGCAGTGGTTATGGCTACCGGCCAAGCTCTGTCAGTGGAGGCTACTTAGCTAACAGTGCATCCTGTATTTCTGGAGTCTGCAGCACACGAGCCAGGGATGGCAAGAACCAGGGTTCCAGTGTCGGGGACTATAAGGATGCCCTGAGCAAATCCTCTACCCTGGCTTCTCCCATCAGGAAAACTAGCCGATAG